A DNA window from Tenuifilaceae bacterium CYCD contains the following coding sequences:
- the pgk gene encoding phosphoglycerate kinase, with product MILIDNYNFNGKKAIVRVDFNVPLDKKTFEVTDDTRIRGALPTIKKILKDGGSAILMSHLGRPDGKPQDKYSLKHVLPAIEKNLGMKVKFADDCMGDEAKKLAAELKAGEVLVLENLRYYEEEEGKAYSLPEDASEEQKKEAKARIKESQKNFVKQLAGYANCYVNDAFGTAHRAHASTALIAAHFPNDSMFGYLINSELNAMDKVLKAAEKPFTAIMGGAKVSDKILIIENLLDRVDNLIIGGGMTYTFIKAQGGKIGKSICEEDKLDLAKQLLEKAKAKGVKVYLPVDAVNADAFDANANTKITAIDQTPDGWMGLDIASESVKILSKVISESKTILWNGPMGVFEMEKFANGTSEIAKAIAAATEKGAFSLVGGGDSVAAVNKNKLADKISYVSTGGGAMLEYMEGKELPGIKAIRG from the coding sequence ATGATACTGATTGACAACTACAACTTTAATGGCAAGAAAGCCATTGTTAGGGTTGACTTCAATGTTCCCCTCGACAAAAAAACCTTTGAGGTTACCGACGATACCCGCATCCGCGGCGCACTTCCAACAATTAAGAAGATTTTAAAAGATGGTGGTTCGGCTATTCTGATGTCGCACCTTGGCCGTCCAGATGGAAAACCACAAGACAAATACTCTCTAAAGCACGTTTTACCTGCAATTGAGAAAAACCTTGGAATGAAGGTTAAGTTTGCTGACGACTGTATGGGCGATGAAGCAAAGAAACTTGCAGCAGAACTTAAAGCAGGCGAAGTCCTTGTGCTTGAAAACCTAAGATACTACGAAGAAGAGGAGGGAAAAGCCTACAGTTTACCCGAAGATGCTAGTGAGGAGCAAAAGAAAGAAGCTAAAGCAAGAATTAAGGAGAGCCAAAAAAACTTTGTTAAGCAGCTTGCTGGTTATGCAAATTGCTATGTAAACGATGCTTTTGGAACTGCTCACCGTGCTCACGCTTCCACAGCTCTTATTGCTGCACATTTTCCAAACGATAGTATGTTTGGCTACCTAATCAATAGTGAGCTAAATGCTATGGACAAGGTACTTAAGGCTGCTGAAAAACCTTTCACTGCAATTATGGGTGGAGCAAAGGTTTCCGATAAGATTCTAATTATCGAAAATCTTTTAGATAGAGTTGATAACCTTATTATTGGTGGTGGTATGACCTACACCTTCATTAAGGCTCAGGGTGGAAAGATTGGTAAATCTATCTGCGAGGAGGATAAACTCGACCTTGCAAAGCAACTATTGGAGAAAGCCAAAGCAAAAGGTGTAAAGGTTTACCTTCCTGTTGATGCGGTTAATGCCGATGCCTTTGATGCTAACGCAAACACCAAAATCACTGCAATTGACCAAACACCCGATGGTTGGATGGGATTGGATATTGCCTCAGAATCAGTTAAAATACTTTCAAAAGTTATTTCTGAGTCCAAAACAATCCTTTGGAATGGCCCAATGGGTGTATTTGAGATGGAGAAATTTGCCAACGGTACTTCCGAAATTGCGAAGGCAATTGCTGCTGCTACCGAAAAAGGTGCTTTCAGCCTTGTGGGCGGTGGCGATTCCGTTGCCGCTGTTAACAAGAACAAACTAGCCGATAAAATATCGTACGTTTCAACTGGCGGTGGCGCTATGTTGGAGTACATGGAGGGTAAAGAACTTCCAGGCATTAAGGCTATTAGAGGATAA
- a CDS encoding membrane protein, with amino-acid sequence MRLPFYIARRYLFAKKSHNIINIISIISLVGVATGVMALVIVLSVFNGFDSLIGRLYSSIDSDVRILPRVGKTFSVTTAEFDKIRHHNGVAVFAEILEENALFRYRSKQHIGIIKGVSRNYVDLTGVDSMLVDGEFKLWNGSQPMAIMGQGVAYYLNASLAHFDPLAIYVPKRGKTTLSVESAFGRKNIMPSGVFAVEQDFDTQYVIAPVEVVRDLLNYDSTTVTSVELKATKEYKPEKLKHEVEQILGSNFKVQNRYQQNESLYRTMKSEKFAIGMILTLILIIASFNIVGSLSMLIIEKRKDVETLRSLGADNDLIRKIFMAEGLLISIGGTIIGTILGLIVCWAQITFKLIKLEGRGNFIIDAYPVDIQFGDIGLILLVVLIIGFVAARFPVRMITKRILNSNDRESL; translated from the coding sequence ATGCGATTACCCTTCTACATAGCCCGTCGATACCTATTTGCGAAGAAATCGCATAACATCATCAATATTATTTCGATAATATCGTTGGTGGGTGTTGCTACTGGGGTTATGGCTTTGGTTATAGTGCTTTCGGTATTTAACGGATTCGATTCGCTTATTGGACGCCTTTACTCAAGTATCGACTCCGATGTTCGTATTTTACCACGTGTGGGCAAAACCTTTAGCGTTACAACTGCTGAGTTCGATAAGATTCGTCATCACAATGGAGTTGCTGTATTTGCCGAAATTCTTGAGGAGAATGCATTGTTCCGTTATCGGAGCAAGCAGCACATTGGAATTATCAAAGGTGTTAGCCGTAATTATGTCGATTTAACAGGAGTTGATTCAATGCTGGTTGATGGAGAATTTAAGCTTTGGAATGGAAGTCAACCAATGGCAATAATGGGGCAGGGGGTTGCATACTATCTGAATGCGAGTTTGGCACATTTTGATCCATTGGCCATATATGTTCCCAAACGGGGAAAGACAACATTGTCAGTAGAATCGGCATTTGGGAGGAAGAATATAATGCCATCGGGAGTATTTGCGGTTGAGCAGGATTTCGATACGCAGTATGTTATAGCGCCGGTTGAGGTTGTACGCGATTTGCTTAATTACGATTCAACAACGGTAACCTCGGTAGAATTGAAAGCCACAAAAGAATATAAGCCTGAGAAGTTGAAGCATGAAGTTGAGCAAATTCTTGGCAGTAATTTTAAGGTACAGAACCGTTATCAGCAGAACGAATCGCTTTACCGAACCATGAAATCGGAAAAGTTTGCTATTGGGATGATTCTTACATTAATCTTGATAATTGCCTCTTTCAACATTGTTGGTTCACTATCGATGTTGATAATTGAAAAACGCAAGGATGTTGAGACTCTTCGTAGCCTTGGTGCCGACAACGATTTAATCCGCAAAATATTCATGGCGGAGGGATTGCTGATTTCCATTGGCGGAACAATAATTGGAACTATCCTTGGATTGATTGTTTGCTGGGCACAAATTACCTTTAAGTTGATTAAGCTCGAAGGACGAGGTAACTTTATCATAGATGCTTACCCTGTAGATATTCAGTTTGGTGATATCGGACTAATACTCTTGGTTGTTTTAATTATCGGGTTTGTTGCCGCTCGTTTTCCTGTGAGGATGATAACAAAGCGTATTCTCAATTCGAACGATAGGGAAAGTTTATAG
- the ogt2 gene encoding methylated-DNA--protein-cysteine methyltransferase has translation MNLNSKTNNDNFFEKVYEVTLLVPMGRVTSYGAIASYLGSAQSARMVGWALNVCHTYHKWVPAHRVVNKAGQLTGKIHFLGSNTMQEMLESEGVKVEDNAIVNFEKLFWDPNIELE, from the coding sequence ATGAACCTGAACTCCAAGACGAATAACGATAACTTTTTTGAGAAAGTTTACGAGGTAACTCTCCTTGTTCCTATGGGTAGGGTAACATCTTACGGAGCCATTGCAAGTTATTTAGGTTCTGCGCAGTCGGCTAGGATGGTTGGTTGGGCGCTAAACGTTTGTCACACCTACCATAAATGGGTTCCTGCGCACAGAGTTGTTAACAAGGCTGGTCAACTAACCGGCAAAATACACTTCCTCGGAAGCAATACAATGCAGGAGATGCTAGAGTCGGAAGGTGTTAAGGTTGAAGATAATGCTATAGTAAATTTCGAAAAACTTTTCTGGGATCCGAACATTGAGTTGGAATAG
- a CDS encoding gliding motility lipoprotein GldH, whose protein sequence is MNRIFVILIFASAAFVACDRGAVYDQSVTIPNERWNVDSLAVFSMPVADTVSAYNLYINLRNTSDYQFQNLYLFIDVVAPNGASIRDTFECYLADDHGKWLGKGKGKIYDSRFLYRQSVKFSTKGDYRIQLQQAMRVDDLSGLANIGVRMEHEGASK, encoded by the coding sequence ATGAATAGGATTTTTGTCATTCTGATATTTGCCTCGGCAGCATTTGTTGCCTGCGATAGAGGTGCTGTTTACGATCAATCAGTTACTATACCAAACGAGAGGTGGAATGTGGACAGCTTGGCGGTTTTTTCAATGCCAGTTGCCGATACTGTATCGGCATACAACCTTTACATCAACCTGCGTAACACATCCGACTATCAGTTCCAGAACCTCTACCTTTTTATCGATGTAGTTGCTCCTAACGGAGCATCAATCCGCGACACCTTTGAGTGCTACCTAGCCGATGATCACGGAAAATGGCTTGGTAAGGGCAAGGGTAAAATATACGATAGCAGATTCCTTTACCGCCAATCGGTAAAATTCTCCACCAAGGGCGATTACCGCATACAGTTACAGCAGGCAATGCGCGTTGACGATTTAAGTGGCCTTGCGAATATTGGAGTAAGAATGGAGCATGAGGGGGCTTCAAAGTAA
- a CDS encoding acyltransferase has translation MDFKSKIFNISSNEEFQEIALEVFRHQFNNIKVYNEYVTLLGINPNSVDTIEKIPFLPIQFFKTHDVIGNNLSLEIVFTSSGTTGNETSRHQVSDVSLYVDSFTKGFELFYGKPSDYCILALLPAYLERTGSSLVYMVDELIKQSNNPNSGFFLNQYDELVDLLVKLNTSGQKCLLIGVTFALLDLAEKFNLNLSHTIVMETGGMKGRRKEMIREELHSILCKSFGVEAIHSEYGMTELLSQAYSNGNGIFRCPPWMKILVRNPYDPLHSKTTASSGAINVIDLANVNSCSFIQTQDMGKLFADGSFEVMGRMDNAPIRGCNLLVY, from the coding sequence ATGGACTTCAAATCCAAAATATTTAACATATCCAGTAACGAGGAATTTCAGGAGATTGCGCTTGAGGTTTTTCGTCATCAATTCAATAATATCAAGGTTTACAACGAGTATGTAACCCTTTTGGGAATTAACCCAAATAGTGTTGACACCATTGAGAAGATTCCTTTTTTACCCATACAATTCTTCAAAACTCACGATGTAATTGGCAACAACCTTTCGCTTGAGATTGTATTCACCAGTAGCGGCACAACTGGTAACGAAACCAGCAGGCATCAAGTTTCAGATGTATCGCTTTATGTTGATAGCTTTACCAAAGGATTTGAACTGTTTTACGGAAAACCTAGCGATTACTGCATTCTTGCATTGCTCCCAGCTTACCTTGAACGTACGGGCTCATCGCTGGTGTATATGGTTGATGAGTTGATAAAGCAAAGCAATAACCCCAATAGTGGCTTTTTCCTAAACCAGTACGACGAATTGGTTGATTTGTTGGTAAAACTAAACACCAGCGGACAAAAATGCTTGCTGATAGGCGTAACATTTGCTTTGCTCGATTTGGCAGAGAAGTTTAACCTCAACCTAAGCCATACCATTGTAATGGAAACAGGCGGAATGAAAGGCCGCCGCAAGGAGATGATACGCGAGGAGCTACACTCCATTCTTTGCAAATCGTTTGGTGTTGAAGCAATACACTCCGAGTATGGAATGACTGAGTTGCTTTCGCAAGCGTACTCCAACGGAAATGGAATTTTCCGTTGCCCACCGTGGATGAAAATTCTTGTAAGAAACCCTTACGACCCGCTACATTCCAAAACCACCGCAAGTAGTGGAGCAATAAATGTTATAGATTTAGCCAACGTAAACTCCTGCTCATTTATTCAAACGCAGGATATGGGAAAACTCTTTGCCGATGGCAGCTTTGAGGTGATGGGAAGGATGGATAATGCTCCGATTAGAGGGTGTAATTTGTTGGTTTACTAA
- a CDS encoding iron-sulfur cluster carrier protein — translation MNLNVDGVMQVLRKVIHPETGKDIVTMEMVQGLSAENEKVSFTLKLTKKNDPFASSIKKSATKALTDEFGADLQVDITIMADVIPKVSPLKEKASVSKVKNIIAVASGKGGVGKSTVAVNLAVAVAKTGAKVGLIDADIYGPSIPKMFNMEHAQPEVKKEDGMDLIVPIENYGVKLLSIGFFVDPNNALIWRGPMATSALKQLIHQGAWGELDYLFIDMPPGTSDIHLTLVQELAITGAVIVSTPQEVALADAVKGISMFTSENIKVPVLGLVENMAWFTPEELPNNKYYIFGKEGCKKLAERMKLPLLGQIPIVQSIREGGDYGEPVALHTSIVADAFDRLASNVMEQVAIRNRNLPPTSIVNVQYK, via the coding sequence ATGAATTTGAATGTTGATGGGGTAATGCAGGTTTTGCGAAAGGTTATTCACCCCGAAACAGGCAAGGATATTGTAACCATGGAAATGGTTCAAGGGTTAAGCGCTGAAAATGAGAAAGTTTCATTCACGCTTAAACTCACCAAAAAGAACGATCCATTTGCCTCATCCATTAAAAAATCGGCCACAAAGGCTTTAACCGATGAGTTTGGAGCAGATTTGCAGGTTGATATCACCATTATGGCCGATGTAATCCCAAAAGTTTCGCCATTAAAGGAGAAGGCCTCTGTTAGTAAGGTTAAAAATATTATTGCTGTTGCCTCGGGCAAGGGCGGTGTTGGCAAATCGACAGTTGCAGTAAATCTTGCTGTGGCAGTTGCAAAAACTGGTGCAAAGGTTGGATTGATTGATGCCGATATTTACGGTCCATCAATACCGAAGATGTTCAATATGGAGCACGCCCAGCCTGAAGTTAAAAAAGAGGATGGAATGGACTTGATTGTCCCTATTGAGAACTATGGAGTAAAACTACTCTCAATTGGTTTCTTTGTCGATCCAAACAACGCACTTATATGGCGAGGTCCAATGGCTACCAGTGCACTGAAACAGTTAATTCATCAAGGGGCTTGGGGAGAATTGGATTACCTTTTCATAGATATGCCTCCCGGTACAAGCGACATCCACCTTACTTTGGTTCAGGAATTAGCCATAACTGGAGCGGTAATTGTAAGTACTCCACAGGAGGTTGCCTTAGCCGATGCTGTTAAGGGAATAAGTATGTTTACAAGCGAAAACATTAAAGTTCCAGTACTTGGTTTAGTAGAGAATATGGCTTGGTTTACCCCGGAGGAACTTCCAAATAACAAGTACTACATCTTTGGAAAAGAAGGTTGTAAAAAGTTAGCCGAACGTATGAAATTGCCCTTGCTGGGTCAAATTCCAATAGTACAAAGTATCCGCGAAGGTGGCGATTACGGCGAGCCAGTTGCACTACACACTTCAATAGTTGCCGATGCTTTCGATAGGCTGGCTAGCAATGTAATGGAGCAGGTTGCTATACGAAATAGAAACCTTCCTCCAACAAGCATCGTAAACGTTCAATATAAATAA
- a CDS encoding phosphoadenosine phosphosulfate reductase — protein MNKEKVLSLQSKVVGKSTLEVLDWFLGEFKGKIALASSMGAEDQVLTDMIVRIDPTVKIFTLDTGRLFYETYELIEKTNLRYKINIDIYFPDSSQVQQMVNAKGINLFFQSIENRKKCCNVRKIEPLKRAFKGLEVWICGLRREQSSTRTQNQLVEWDEANGLIKLNPLIDWTEQQVWDYLKQNNVPYNILHDKGFPSIGCQPCTRAIFPGEDVRAGRWWWEDPETKECGLHNRKKS, from the coding sequence ATGAATAAGGAAAAAGTTTTAAGTTTACAAAGTAAAGTTGTTGGTAAATCAACTTTAGAAGTTTTAGATTGGTTTCTTGGAGAGTTTAAGGGCAAGATAGCGTTGGCATCAAGCATGGGAGCAGAGGATCAGGTTCTAACAGATATGATTGTAAGGATTGATCCTACTGTTAAGATTTTTACCCTTGATACAGGTCGGTTATTTTACGAAACCTATGAGCTGATTGAGAAGACTAATCTAAGATATAAAATCAATATCGATATTTATTTTCCAGATTCAAGTCAGGTACAGCAAATGGTGAATGCTAAAGGGATTAACCTTTTTTTTCAGAGCATTGAAAACCGCAAGAAATGCTGTAATGTTAGAAAAATTGAGCCTCTTAAGCGTGCATTTAAAGGACTTGAGGTTTGGATTTGTGGATTAAGACGGGAGCAATCTTCAACTCGAACTCAGAATCAATTGGTGGAGTGGGATGAGGCTAATGGCTTAATTAAGTTAAACCCTCTGATTGATTGGACTGAACAGCAGGTTTGGGATTATTTGAAGCAAAACAATGTTCCTTATAATATTTTGCACGACAAGGGATTTCCCAGCATTGGGTGTCAACCCTGCACGCGGGCAATTTTTCCAGGAGAGGATGTGCGAGCAGGGCGTTGGTGGTGGGAAGATCCTGAAACCAAGGAATGTGGTCTACATAACAGAAAAAAGAGTTGA
- a CDS encoding DNA polymerase III subunit delta, producing the protein MQFKDIVGQEKVKQRLIIATKESRIPHAQLFVGPAGTGKLALAIAYAQYIMCDNKGDDDSCGVCPSCKKLSKLIHPDLHFVYPAKAKAEGSSDDDSDKAEDTLTVWREALISNPYFGENDWYEMIGMENKQGIISTAAASDVIRKLNLKSFENDYKVMIIWLPERMNNQASNKLLKMIEEPPAKTVFLMVSENPNLIIKTILSRTQQIMVPPIARESIATVLLEKFNLEPERAHDISRIANGNFYTALQLIDSNVSEYFDLYRRLMRLSYAKDVVGLLDWVDDAAGLGRENQKEFLNYSLRLTRESLMLNAGLDDISYLMGDEADFGQKFSPFIGVENIFNITNEFTQAYECIMQNGNPAIVFTHFAMRMIKLVPNKPLK; encoded by the coding sequence ATGCAATTCAAGGATATTGTTGGTCAGGAAAAGGTTAAGCAACGTCTTATTATAGCTACCAAGGAGAGCCGCATTCCTCACGCACAGCTTTTTGTTGGGCCTGCAGGAACAGGAAAGTTGGCTCTAGCCATTGCCTATGCTCAGTACATTATGTGCGATAATAAGGGCGATGATGATTCCTGCGGAGTTTGCCCATCGTGTAAAAAGTTATCGAAACTAATTCACCCCGATTTACACTTCGTGTACCCGGCAAAAGCCAAAGCTGAAGGTAGTAGCGATGATGATTCCGATAAGGCTGAGGATACGCTTACCGTTTGGCGTGAGGCGTTGATTTCTAATCCCTACTTTGGCGAGAACGATTGGTACGAGATGATTGGGATGGAGAACAAGCAGGGCATTATCAGTACCGCTGCGGCTTCCGATGTAATCCGTAAGTTAAACCTTAAAAGTTTTGAAAACGATTATAAGGTGATGATAATTTGGCTGCCCGAGCGTATGAATAATCAGGCATCCAATAAGTTACTGAAAATGATTGAGGAGCCACCAGCCAAGACTGTTTTTTTGATGGTTAGCGAGAATCCGAATTTGATTATAAAAACCATTCTTTCACGAACACAGCAAATAATGGTTCCGCCTATTGCTCGTGAGAGCATTGCAACTGTGCTGCTTGAGAAGTTCAACCTTGAACCAGAAAGGGCTCACGATATTAGCCGTATTGCCAATGGAAATTTCTACACTGCATTGCAACTTATTGATAGTAATGTGAGTGAGTATTTTGATCTTTACCGGAGATTGATGCGCCTTAGCTATGCCAAGGATGTAGTTGGGCTATTGGATTGGGTTGACGATGCTGCTGGGCTGGGTCGCGAGAATCAGAAGGAGTTTTTAAATTACTCATTGCGCTTAACCCGCGAAAGTTTAATGCTTAATGCGGGGTTAGATGATATTTCATACTTGATGGGCGATGAGGCTGATTTTGGGCAGAAATTCTCACCATTCATTGGGGTCGAAAATATCTTTAACATTACCAACGAGTTTACACAGGCTTATGAGTGCATTATGCAGAATGGAAACCCTGCGATAGTGTTTACACATTTTGCAATGCGGATGATAAAATTAGTGCCCAACAAGCCTTTAAAGTGA
- the trmB gene encoding tRNA (guanine-N(7)-)-methyltransferase, whose product MSDVMNGDFHLKGKWRSDYFKNDNPIVLELGCGKGEYSVGLAKMFPEKNFIGADIKGARLWRGAKTAVEEKMGNVAFIRTRIEHIASFFAPGEVDEIWVTFPDPQPREKKSKKRLTSSRFLNHYAKFLKPNGIVHLKTDSQALHTYTKAVIEYNNLKVNVCTNDLYATVKGDPILGIRTHYEQLFMEKGFTITYINFQLNHAGPFNEPELQDE is encoded by the coding sequence ATGTCCGATGTAATGAATGGCGATTTTCATTTAAAGGGCAAATGGCGTAGTGATTACTTCAAAAACGACAACCCAATAGTTTTGGAACTAGGATGCGGAAAAGGAGAGTACTCTGTTGGCTTGGCTAAAATGTTTCCAGAGAAGAATTTTATTGGAGCAGATATTAAAGGTGCACGTCTATGGCGTGGCGCTAAAACTGCAGTTGAGGAAAAAATGGGTAATGTTGCATTTATCCGTACTAGGATTGAGCATATAGCATCTTTTTTTGCACCCGGAGAGGTGGATGAGATTTGGGTTACCTTCCCCGATCCACAGCCTCGTGAGAAAAAATCGAAAAAAAGGCTAACATCGAGCCGATTCCTTAACCACTACGCAAAATTCCTTAAGCCAAACGGAATAGTTCATCTTAAAACCGATAGCCAGGCTTTACACACCTACACAAAGGCAGTAATAGAGTACAATAACCTAAAGGTTAATGTTTGTACCAACGATTTGTACGCTACCGTAAAGGGCGATCCAATTTTGGGTATTAGAACGCACTACGAGCAGTTATTTATGGAAAAAGGCTTTACCATAACATATATCAACTTCCAACTGAACCACGCTGGACCATTCAATGAACCTGAACTCCAAGACGAATAA
- a CDS encoding hybrid sensor histidine kinase/response regulator, whose protein sequence is MAVGIEKTNGPWIKPKVLSGFAIIIIFSIVSIVITYQGFMELNLTRQGLSEPGQKLSIINAIITEIYGEETDIRTYVLTNDPSYLQKYNAKQKKINAAIRSLERLTSNNTDQQKKVDQISKLLKGKREIINELITLRQTENGEQFYDEALRQISAAGRSVKKSKAITKTTTVTTSEHDTVLTRKSSESGIFGKIKNFFVGPSTVDTVATKVKVETRHDTIPYGTYIPDSVINGLVDILNRIRVEQREYRVDLSAKELELLDKDRDVMERIRSVTAMLEKQELSASMRQSMELEQVVGKSIIKVLALGAITFILLILLLAVIFRDISRGNQYRLQLIEAKQYAERLLRVKEQFLANMSHEIRTPLSAIIGLTRQLQKTDLDDKQRSYASTLSSSADHLLSVINDILDYSKLESGQLKLENIRFEPQRVINEVVLFFTPRANEKNLNLMVNIDSSVQPELWGDTFRLRQILMNLLSNAIKFTESGSIIVGLTLVKQTDEFAKIQLTVADSGVGIPEEQQASIFEEFTQADSGVARKYGGTGLGLTIVKKLTELQGGEISLVSTHQEGTTVKVTIPYRLQGNPDVEKPTLVDYSIPANTNILLIDDDEVNRLIVVEMAKSIGLCVDSMANAEKLEEFLDQKDYKAILTDIQMPGISGYDVVKIIEKFDNGIPVFAITANSMIDNPEHYISMGFSGYLIKPFVEDDLFNTLAPLVGIEKRVKVVDSRGKVAKRGVDQVDLSDIYRFAGGDSVSVRLILSSFLDNTYKNIDDLNKYIRAKEMEQASAVAHKMKSAFNQFKIYHIAGLLQKIEMLDSSRLRAANAYLNELNSQIKPILKEIRDKIESM, encoded by the coding sequence ATGGCAGTAGGAATTGAGAAAACTAATGGTCCATGGATAAAACCTAAAGTCTTAAGTGGGTTTGCCATTATTATAATCTTTTCCATTGTGTCAATTGTGATAACCTACCAAGGATTCATGGAGTTAAATTTAACCCGGCAAGGGTTAAGTGAACCTGGTCAAAAGTTATCCATCATAAATGCAATTATCACTGAAATATATGGCGAAGAAACGGATATAAGAACTTATGTTCTTACTAATGATCCTTCGTATTTGCAGAAATATAACGCTAAGCAAAAGAAGATTAATGCTGCAATTCGCTCTTTGGAACGATTAACTAGTAATAACACAGATCAGCAGAAGAAGGTTGATCAAATTTCGAAACTTCTGAAGGGGAAACGAGAGATTATTAATGAGTTAATAACGCTTAGGCAAACTGAGAACGGCGAGCAATTCTACGATGAAGCCTTAAGGCAGATATCGGCTGCCGGGAGGTCGGTAAAAAAATCGAAGGCGATAACTAAAACTACAACAGTAACAACCTCCGAACACGATACCGTATTAACCCGAAAATCATCTGAAAGTGGAATTTTTGGGAAGATTAAGAATTTTTTTGTCGGGCCAAGTACTGTTGATACTGTTGCTACAAAAGTTAAGGTTGAAACTCGCCACGATACTATTCCCTATGGCACCTATATTCCCGATTCGGTTATAAATGGACTGGTCGATATTCTTAATCGCATTAGGGTTGAGCAGCGTGAGTATAGGGTAGATCTTAGTGCTAAGGAACTGGAACTACTTGATAAGGATCGGGACGTAATGGAAAGGATCCGTTCTGTTACAGCAATGCTGGAAAAGCAAGAACTGTCAGCATCCATGCGTCAATCGATGGAACTGGAACAGGTTGTTGGAAAATCCATAATAAAAGTACTGGCATTAGGGGCAATAACCTTTATACTTCTCATTTTATTATTAGCAGTAATTTTTAGAGATATTTCAAGGGGAAACCAGTATCGACTGCAGCTGATTGAGGCAAAGCAATATGCCGAAAGACTGTTGCGGGTTAAGGAGCAATTCCTTGCCAATATGAGCCATGAAATTAGGACGCCTCTTAGCGCAATCATAGGTTTAACAAGACAGCTGCAGAAAACGGATTTAGACGATAAACAAAGGAGTTATGCTAGCACGCTCAGTTCGTCTGCCGATCACCTTTTATCTGTTATAAATGATATTTTGGACTACTCCAAGCTTGAATCGGGGCAGCTAAAGCTGGAGAACATACGTTTTGAACCTCAGCGCGTAATTAACGAAGTGGTATTGTTTTTTACTCCACGGGCAAACGAAAAGAATTTAAACCTGATGGTAAACATCGATTCGTCGGTTCAGCCGGAACTCTGGGGCGATACGTTTAGGCTTCGCCAAATATTGATGAATCTACTTAGCAATGCTATTAAGTTTACCGAGAGTGGAAGCATTATAGTTGGACTTACACTGGTTAAGCAAACCGATGAGTTTGCCAAGATTCAACTTACCGTGGCCGATTCTGGTGTGGGAATTCCGGAGGAACAGCAAGCCTCAATATTTGAAGAATTCACACAGGCCGATAGCGGTGTGGCAAGAAAGTATGGAGGAACAGGCTTAGGGCTAACGATTGTAAAAAAACTTACAGAGTTACAGGGCGGAGAAATTTCTCTTGTTAGCACGCATCAGGAGGGAACCACTGTTAAGGTAACCATTCCTTACCGGTTGCAAGGAAACCCCGATGTTGAAAAACCGACATTGGTTGACTATAGTATTCCAGCAAACACGAACATCCTTTTGATAGATGACGATGAGGTTAACCGACTGATTGTGGTTGAAATGGCAAAAAGTATAGGGCTATGTGTTGATTCTATGGCAAATGCCGAAAAGCTAGAGGAGTTTCTCGATCAAAAAGATTACAAGGCAATACTTACCGATATTCAAATGCCCGGGATTAGCGGGTATGATGTTGTAAAAATAATTGAGAAGTTTGATAATGGAATACCAGTGTTTGCCATTACGGCAAATAGCATGATTGATAACCCAGAGCATTATATATCTATGGGATTTTCTGGCTATCTAATAAAACCATTTGTTGAAGATGATCTTTTTAATACGTTGGCACCACTGGTGGGCATTGAAAAACGGGTTAAAGTTGTAGATTCGAGAGGTAAAGTGGCGAAGCGGGGTGTTGATCAGGTTGATCTGTCGGATATATATAGATTTGCTGGGGGTGATAGTGTATCGGTGAGACTTATATTATCTTCGTTTTTAGATAATACATACAAAAATATTGATGATCTGAATAAGTACATTCGGGCAAAAGAAATGGAGCAGGCATCTGCCGTTGCCCATAAAATGAAATCTGCATTTAACCAGTTTAAGATATATCATATTGCTGGGTTGCTCCAGAAGATAGAAATGCTTGATTCCTCTAGGTTGAGGGCGGCCAATGCTTATTTAAACGAATTGAATAGTCAGATTAAACCCATTCTAAAAGAAATTAGGGATAAGATCGAGAGTATGTAA